Proteins encoded within one genomic window of Brachybacterium avium:
- a CDS encoding DUF1961 family protein gives MHWDDDAVQLPAVRPEDLADWIIEGPLVASFPAGRLRLESAADPASGQAANFVAWLPVEHDGDVRVSWSFRPLREPGLAMIFWAAQARGGGSLHAPELPARTGQYEQYHSGAIDAYHLSYFHRRWPAERSLHTCNVRKSHGAHLVAQGADPLPAVLDADRDYRLSLTWQGSTVDLTIDGIPCVTWCDDGTVGGPAHRGGAIGLRQMAPLIAEYSDLRVEAL, from the coding sequence GTGCACTGGGATGACGACGCTGTACAGCTCCCCGCTGTCCGCCCCGAGGACCTCGCCGACTGGATCATCGAGGGCCCGCTGGTGGCGAGCTTCCCCGCCGGTCGCCTGCGGCTGGAGAGCGCGGCGGACCCGGCCTCGGGACAGGCCGCGAACTTCGTGGCCTGGCTGCCGGTGGAGCACGACGGGGACGTGCGCGTCAGCTGGAGCTTCCGCCCGCTGCGCGAACCGGGCCTGGCCATGATCTTCTGGGCCGCCCAGGCCCGCGGCGGTGGCTCACTCCACGCCCCCGAGCTGCCGGCCCGCACCGGGCAGTACGAGCAGTACCACTCCGGGGCGATCGACGCCTACCACCTCTCCTACTTCCACCGCCGGTGGCCGGCCGAGCGCAGCCTGCACACCTGCAATGTGCGCAAGAGCCACGGCGCCCATCTCGTCGCCCAGGGCGCGGACCCGCTGCCCGCCGTGCTCGACGCGGACCGCGACTACCGCCTCTCCCTCACCTGGCAGGGCAGCACCGTCGACCTCACGATCGACGGCATCCCCTGCGTCACCTGGTGCGATGACGGCACCGTGGGTGGTCCTGCGCATCGCGGCGGAGCGATCGGTCTGCGACAGATGGCGCCGCTGATCGCCGAGTACTCGGACCTGAGGGTCGAGGCGCTCTGA
- a CDS encoding Sir2 family NAD-dependent protein deacetylase gives MSSHPSSPSGTGRAGPAADVGRWFSTATSRPLDGPGPTRGGPRLPAWGPMEGAHYGRRSSPQEIRAALDLLRDRPVAVLTGAGMSTGSGLPDYRGRDAVPRSPMTFQEFIGHDLARRRYWARSTAGWEQFRSARPGHAHRLLAALSPDPFPITAVITQNVDGLHAAAGSDPVIDLHGRLDRVRCQQCGATSARAALHQRMLMMNPELAERLPDLAADAARAPDGDAEVDRTSSFRYPPCALCGGILKPDVVFFGESARREVVAAAFAALEAAEALLVLGSSLTVQSGLRFVRAAGRQGKPVVILNDGPTRADPDAAVRLHGRLEEVLEDWAR, from the coding sequence GTGAGCTCCCACCCCTCCTCCCCCTCCGGGACCGGTCGCGCCGGCCCCGCGGCGGATGTCGGCCGCTGGTTCTCCACCGCCACCTCCCGCCCGCTGGACGGGCCCGGCCCCACCCGCGGCGGTCCCCGACTGCCGGCCTGGGGGCCGATGGAGGGCGCGCACTACGGCCGCCGCAGCTCCCCGCAGGAGATCCGCGCCGCCCTCGACCTGCTGCGGGATCGGCCGGTCGCGGTGCTCACCGGAGCCGGGATGTCCACCGGCTCCGGGCTGCCGGACTATCGCGGCCGTGATGCGGTGCCCCGCTCCCCCATGACCTTTCAGGAGTTCATCGGCCACGACCTCGCCCGGCGCCGCTACTGGGCGCGCTCGACGGCGGGCTGGGAGCAGTTCCGCAGCGCCCGGCCCGGACACGCCCACCGCCTGCTCGCGGCCCTCTCCCCCGACCCCTTCCCGATCACGGCGGTGATCACGCAGAACGTGGACGGGCTGCATGCCGCCGCAGGCTCGGATCCGGTGATCGACCTGCACGGCCGGCTGGATCGGGTGCGCTGCCAGCAGTGCGGGGCAACATCGGCCCGGGCAGCGCTGCACCAGCGGATGCTGATGATGAACCCCGAGCTCGCAGAGCGCCTGCCTGACCTCGCCGCCGATGCCGCCCGGGCGCCCGACGGGGACGCCGAGGTCGATCGCACCAGCTCGTTCCGCTATCCGCCCTGTGCGCTGTGCGGCGGGATCCTCAAGCCCGATGTGGTGTTCTTCGGGGAATCCGCCCGACGAGAGGTCGTGGCCGCAGCCTTCGCGGCGCTCGAGGCGGCCGAGGCGCTGCTGGTGCTCGGCTCGAGCCTGACCGTGCAGTCCGGGCTGCGGTTCGTGCGGGCTGCCGGGCGGCAGGGCAAGCCCGTGGTGATCCTCAACGACGGCCCCACCCGCGCCGATCCGGACGCCGCTGTGCGCCTGCACGGCCGGCTCGAGGAGGTGCTGGAGGACTGGGCGCGGTGA